The following is a genomic window from Candidatus Methylomirabilis sp..
GGACTCCTAATGTGAGCAACCGGCGCATACCCACCGTCGGTAGGGGATAACCTACCGGCTGTAGCCTAATCCAGGGCCGGGGACAAGTCAAGGCAAAAAGGGGACCCCGGGGGGCTCCGCACGCGGGGCCAGCCGGGGCAGGCAGTGGGCGGCGGAGGCCTTGAAGGTGGCGATGACCTGAGCCCCCTCCACCAGGCCAAGCGCGGCGGCGGAAGGCCTGGTCACCAGGGCGGTGAGGGGCGTGCCGCAGTCGAGGTGGACCCGGAGGAGCGGCCCGGCCGGCGCGAGCCTGGTCACCCGGCCGGGGAGGTTGTTGCGCGCGCTGCTCCTGCGCCCCATCTCCGCCGCCGGCAGCAGCGTGACATCCTCGGGGCGCAGGCAGAGGAGGGCCCGCTCCCCGGCAGGCAGCATCCCCACGGCCTGGACCCGGTGTCCCGCCACCTCCAGGGTGAGCAGCCCCTCCGTCGCGCCCAGGACGGTTCCCTCCAGGATCGTGTCCGCCCCCACGAGGCGCGCTACGGCCGGACTGACCGGTCGGGTGAAGACCTCCGCTGCCGGACCCACCTGCGCCAGTCTGCCCTCCAGGAGGACCGCGATCCGGTCCCCCATCCGGAGCGCCTCGGCCCGGTCGTGGGTGACCAGGACCGCCGCCATCCCTCGCTCCCGCTGCAGGGCCAGGAACTCCTCGAGCAGCGGTTCGCGGCTCTCCGGGTCGAGGGCGGCGAAGGGCTCGTCGAGCCCGAGGAGCTCCGGCTCGAGGGCGAGCGCCCGGGCGAGGCTGACGCGCTGCGCCTCCCCGCCGGAGAGGGTCGCGGCCCGCCGCCCCGCGCGGGCGGCCACGCCGAGGCGCTCGAGCCAGCGGCGCGCCCGGACCTCGGCCTCGCGCCGCGGCACGCCGCGGAGGCGGAGCGGGAGCGCGGCGTTCGCCAGGGCGGTGGCGTCGAGCAGGAGCGGCTCCTGGAAGCAACAGCAGAGCCGCTGGCGCCACGCGGCCCGCTCGGCGGGCCCGACCGGGCTCCCCTCGAACAGCACTTCCCCTGCCGACGGTGGCTCGAGGAGCGTCAGGACCCGCAGGAGCGTGGATTTCCCCGCGCCGTTCGGGCCGAGGAGGACGAGGATCTCCCCCCGCTCGACCGTGAGCGCGTCCACCGCCAGGACCGTCCGGTCCCCGTGGCGGACCCGAACGTCCCGCACGCTGGCGAACGGCGCGCTCATGGGCGACGTCCCCGCTGCTGGACGGCCGTGAGGGCGGCGTTCAGCGCGAAGGCCAGGGTGAGCAGGATGAGCCCGAGGGCGATGGCGGTCTCGAACTTCCCCATGCTGGTCTCGAGGACCGTCGCCGTCGTGAGGACGCGGGTCAGGTGGCGGATGTTGCCGCCGACCATGAGGACCGCGCCCACCTCGGCGAGGAGGCGGCCCCCGGCCGCCATGACCGCCGCGAGCAGCGCCCCGCGCGCCTCGTACAGGAGCAGGGCCGCCGCCTGCACCGGCGAGGCGCCGAGGGCGAGGAGCTGGAGGCGGAGGCGCGGGTTGAGGGCCTGGAGCGCCGCCATCGCGAGCCCGGTCACGATGGGCAGCGCGATGATCGTCTGG
Proteins encoded in this region:
- a CDS encoding ABC transporter ATP-binding protein gives rise to the protein MSAPFASVRDVRVRHGDRTVLAVDALTVERGEILVLLGPNGAGKSTLLRVLTLLEPPSAGEVLFEGSPVGPAERAAWRQRLCCCFQEPLLLDATALANAALPLRLRGVPRREAEVRARRWLERLGVAARAGRRAATLSGGEAQRVSLARALALEPELLGLDEPFAALDPESREPLLEEFLALQRERGMAAVLVTHDRAEALRMGDRIAVLLEGRLAQVGPAAEVFTRPVSPAVARLVGADTILEGTVLGATEGLLTLEVAGHRVQAVGMLPAGERALLCLRPEDVTLLPAAEMGRRSSARNNLPGRVTRLAPAGPLLRVHLDCGTPLTALVTRPSAAALGLVEGAQVIATFKASAAHCLPRLAPRAEPPGVPFLP
- a CDS encoding ABC transporter permease, translated to MGLIWDGLQEALQLVLTGDPEVWEITLLSLRVSGTALLIALLLGLPAAALLAFGRFPGRALFVSAVNAGMGLPPVVVGLLVTILLWRSGPLGFLEILYTPSAMILAQTIIALPIVTGLAMAALQALNPRLRLQLLALGASPVQAAALLLYEARGALLAAVMAAGGRLLAEVGAVLMVGGNIRHLTRVLTTATVLETSMGKFETAIALGLILLTLAFALNAALTAVQQRGRRP